From the Candidatus Bathyarchaeota archaeon A05DMB-5 genome, one window contains:
- a CDS encoding creatininase family protein: MKVLLHEMSWAEAKKYFAKNDIAILPVGSNEQHGPQNPLGTDHLIAKAIAEETARRTGVLCLQVVPFGVSSHHKQFCGTIFISPKTFKNYVKEACLALNYYGVKKIVIVNGHGGNLHALAELAREMREKGIFISVFQWWPAASKLLPDIFKPEERGHAGAEETSVNLALHPQMVNMKKAVDEETRKHKTQTEGVTLPLGTADYTSSGVFGVSKTASAKKGKRVFEVVVGELVKHVKLLKNTKIEDLMQKPKA, translated from the coding sequence TTGAAGGTTTTGTTGCATGAGATGAGCTGGGCTGAAGCCAAAAAATACTTCGCTAAAAACGATATCGCCATTTTACCCGTCGGCTCCAACGAGCAGCATGGTCCTCAAAACCCCCTTGGAACAGACCATCTAATCGCTAAGGCGATAGCCGAAGAAACCGCCAGACGCACTGGCGTTTTATGTTTGCAAGTTGTTCCTTTCGGCGTTAGTTCACATCACAAACAATTCTGTGGAACCATTTTCATCTCGCCTAAAACATTCAAAAACTACGTGAAAGAAGCATGTCTCGCACTGAATTATTATGGCGTAAAGAAAATTGTAATAGTAAATGGACACGGCGGCAACCTTCACGCTCTTGCTGAACTGGCTCGAGAAATGCGCGAAAAAGGAATTTTCATCTCAGTCTTTCAGTGGTGGCCCGCAGCGAGCAAACTTTTGCCAGACATCTTCAAACCGGAAGAAAGAGGACACGCTGGAGCGGAAGAAACTTCGGTAAATTTGGCTTTGCATCCACAAATGGTCAACATGAAAAAGGCCGTTGATGAGGAAACGCGCAAGCACAAAACACAAACAGAAGGCGTGACGCTTCCTCTGGGCACTGCGGATTATACAAGCTCTGGGGTTTTTGGCGTTTCAAAAACGGCTTCTGCAAAGAAGGGAAAAAGGGTTTTTGAGGTTGTGGTCGGCGAACTAGTCAAGCATGTAAAATTGC
- a CDS encoding NDP-sugar synthase, with amino-acid sequence MKALILAGGFGTRLRPLSCTRPKILFPIVNKPLLEWTFERLANNEIDEVVLAVSYQTETFIKLSRVPKHGIHITYSRDPLRKPLGTGGPIKKAQKLIGYDTSFLVINGDIFADVNYTELLKRHKEKCALATIALHKVEDPSRFGVAELAKDGRIKRFVEKPKRKKAPSDLINAGVYAFNPEIFEYIPKGRKVSLEREVFPKLAEKGMLYGYVFDGLWTDIGKPEDYLETNKTLLSSIAKQQKLKTKSNVEIRSPVAFDKGVSVGEKAVIGPFSVLGRNVNVGKSAQIRESVIFPNTVISDFSTINNAIIGENAIIGENVKIEKGCVIGDHAKIKDNVSLASGVWVCPAKEVSESVLTPKCIA; translated from the coding sequence TTGAAGGCTTTGATTCTTGCTGGAGGCTTCGGCACAAGGTTGAGACCGCTTAGTTGCACAAGACCTAAGATTCTATTTCCAATAGTCAACAAGCCGTTACTAGAATGGACTTTTGAAAGGCTGGCCAATAATGAAATAGACGAAGTCGTATTGGCGGTCAGTTACCAAACAGAAACTTTCATTAAACTTTCGCGAGTTCCGAAACATGGAATACACATTACCTATTCTCGAGACCCTTTAAGAAAACCGCTAGGCACAGGCGGACCAATAAAAAAGGCTCAAAAACTAATTGGTTACGACACGTCTTTTTTGGTTATAAACGGAGACATTTTTGCCGATGTAAACTATACTGAATTATTGAAGAGACATAAAGAAAAGTGTGCCTTAGCGACGATTGCTCTTCACAAAGTCGAAGACCCAAGCAGATTTGGAGTAGCTGAGCTAGCAAAGGATGGTCGCATAAAGAGGTTTGTTGAGAAACCCAAACGCAAAAAGGCTCCATCTGATTTGATAAATGCTGGAGTGTACGCCTTCAACCCAGAAATCTTCGAGTATATCCCCAAAGGAAGAAAAGTGTCTCTTGAACGCGAAGTTTTTCCAAAACTCGCTGAAAAAGGCATGCTTTACGGATATGTTTTTGATGGTTTATGGACGGATATAGGCAAACCGGAAGACTATTTGGAAACTAACAAGACTCTGCTGTCTTCGATTGCAAAGCAACAAAAGTTGAAGACTAAAAGCAACGTAGAGATAAGAAGTCCCGTGGCTTTCGACAAGGGAGTTTCAGTAGGAGAAAAGGCAGTTATTGGTCCTTTTTCAGTTTTAGGACGAAACGTTAATGTCGGCAAAAGTGCTCAGATACGAGAATCTGTGATTTTTCCAAACACAGTAATATCTGATTTTTCAACAATAAACAACGCGATAATCGGCGAAAACGCGATTATAGGAGAAAACGTTAAAATCGAAAAAGGATGCGTAATAGGAGACCACGCAAAAATAAAAGACAATGTGTCACTTGCAAGCGGAGTATGGGTGTGCCCCGCAAAGGAAGTTTCAGAAAGCGTATTAACGCCAAAGTGCATCGCTTAG
- the glmM gene encoding phosphoglucosamine mutase: MQSSKRLFGTNGIRGLANKELTPEVAIKIGCAIGTFFKRGTLIVGYDARTSSPMLSKAVISGLNATGCDVLFAGMAPTPALQYAVKTKRTDGAVIITASHNPPEYNGIKVVWNDGIELSREQEIKIEKIFFQDKIRYVEWNNLGETHELPGIIDEYIEAVKAHVDVAKIAKKHYHIVVDAANSVGNLAAPKLLRDLGCKITTLNGNIDGTFPGRLPEPRLENLNDLALTVKAVGADLGVAYDGDADRSVFVDEKGEIYWGDKTFALIEKYFLQDNPGEKIVTPVSSSTLIKDVADAYGGELVWTKVGSVTVAQTMKKLKAKLGGEENGGVFYGPHQSVRDGAMTTALILDIMARTNEKLSKLLEDLPKYFIEKGKAECPETLKEAVLKKLTAQVKGLKISTIDGVKIWFEDKSSILVRPSGTEPIYRLYAEAKTEKKALELVREYTLKLEKIIKSLKS; encoded by the coding sequence ATGCAAAGCTCGAAACGTTTGTTTGGAACAAACGGAATTCGTGGATTAGCCAACAAGGAGTTAACTCCGGAAGTTGCGATTAAAATTGGATGCGCAATAGGCACTTTCTTTAAACGAGGAACGCTCATAGTTGGATATGATGCGAGAACAAGCAGTCCAATGCTTTCAAAGGCAGTTATCTCTGGATTAAACGCAACCGGATGCGACGTGCTTTTCGCTGGGATGGCGCCTACACCTGCATTACAATACGCGGTCAAAACAAAAAGAACGGATGGCGCTGTAATAATAACTGCTTCGCATAACCCACCAGAATATAATGGGATAAAAGTTGTTTGGAATGATGGAATCGAACTTTCTCGCGAACAAGAAATAAAAATTGAAAAAATATTCTTCCAAGATAAAATACGCTATGTAGAGTGGAACAATCTAGGTGAAACACACGAACTGCCGGGAATAATTGACGAGTACATAGAAGCCGTAAAGGCGCATGTTGACGTTGCAAAAATAGCGAAAAAACATTATCACATCGTTGTTGACGCGGCAAACAGCGTTGGCAATCTAGCCGCGCCAAAACTACTTCGAGACTTAGGATGCAAAATCACAACATTAAACGGAAACATTGATGGAACCTTCCCTGGAAGATTACCGGAACCTCGCCTAGAAAACCTCAATGATTTAGCTTTAACCGTGAAAGCCGTAGGCGCAGACTTAGGCGTAGCCTATGATGGAGACGCCGACCGTTCGGTTTTTGTTGATGAAAAAGGGGAAATTTACTGGGGAGACAAAACCTTCGCATTAATAGAAAAATATTTCTTACAGGATAATCCAGGCGAAAAGATTGTCACGCCAGTAAGTTCTTCAACCTTGATTAAGGACGTAGCTGACGCTTACGGCGGAGAACTGGTGTGGACTAAAGTGGGAAGTGTCACAGTCGCACAGACCATGAAAAAGTTGAAAGCAAAACTTGGCGGAGAAGAAAACGGCGGAGTCTTTTATGGACCGCACCAATCAGTCAGAGACGGTGCGATGACAACAGCCCTAATTTTAGATATTATGGCAAGGACAAACGAAAAACTTTCAAAGCTTCTGGAAGATTTGCCAAAATATTTTATAGAAAAAGGCAAAGCGGAATGCCCTGAAACGCTTAAAGAGGCGGTTCTGAAAAAGTTGACAGCGCAAGTAAAAGGATTGAAAATAAGCACTATTGACGGCGTCAAAATATGGTTTGAAGACAAAAGCTCTATTTTGGTCCGCCCCAGTGGAACAGAGCCAATTTATCGGTTGTATGCAGAAGCCAAAACAGAGAAGAAAGCGCTGGAACTTGTCCGCGAGTACACATTAAAACTGGAAAAGATAATTAAGAGTTTGAAGAGTTAA
- a CDS encoding nucleotide sugar dehydrogenase: protein MSPTILNIRPEEIDTPEKRRNYTISIIGCRETGILHAYLFAEAGFKVICADTDQTIVNAITKGKIPFLKRENELKLKSYIKTGLLNAINDIRTAASKSDVAVITPSVKIDEKKKPNYSEIESICKQVGLGLHHGALIIIVSTTGVGVIEGLIKETLENTSGLKVGTDFGLAYSPIQIFEGQTLEKLANHKRIVAATDKDSLNATSIILEKVSKNGVRKVQNIKVAEATALLEIVHRDVNVALVNELAILCEKLGIDAIEVCKLANISDNTTIPFPQFTQEETQEKPHLLLEDAENLDVKLRLSTIARDINDEMIKHAINLTKNALKTCGKTLRRARISLFGISQLQNTRGNPKRIVKELAEMLEARGARVNLCDPYFSREELSDIHHAFSRNLFEAAEGADCILILTGHEQLKRLNLKKLKVLMKMPAAIIDFEGIIEPDKIEKEGFIYRGLGRGVWTK, encoded by the coding sequence ATGTCACCAACAATACTAAACATAAGACCAGAAGAAATCGACACACCAGAAAAACGCAGAAACTATACAATCAGTATAATAGGCTGCCGAGAAACCGGCATACTCCATGCCTACCTTTTCGCTGAAGCAGGATTCAAAGTCATATGCGCAGATACAGACCAAACAATAGTAAATGCAATAACAAAAGGAAAAATTCCTTTTCTAAAACGTGAAAATGAGCTTAAACTGAAAAGTTACATAAAAACAGGGTTGTTAAACGCCATAAATGACATACGTACAGCCGCTTCCAAAAGCGATGTTGCGGTCATAACCCCTTCCGTGAAAATTGATGAAAAGAAAAAACCCAATTATTCAGAAATTGAAAGCATCTGCAAACAAGTTGGATTAGGTCTTCACCATGGCGCCTTAATAATTATCGTAAGCACCACAGGAGTAGGCGTTATAGAAGGGCTAATTAAAGAAACCTTGGAAAACACTTCGGGACTTAAAGTCGGAACTGATTTCGGCTTAGCCTACAGTCCAATTCAAATATTTGAAGGACAAACATTAGAAAAATTGGCGAATCATAAGCGAATTGTAGCAGCAACGGACAAGGACAGCTTAAATGCCACATCAATAATCCTTGAGAAAGTTTCAAAGAATGGAGTGAGAAAAGTGCAGAACATAAAAGTAGCAGAAGCAACAGCGCTCCTTGAAATAGTACACCGCGATGTTAATGTAGCACTTGTTAATGAGTTGGCTATTCTCTGCGAAAAATTAGGCATAGATGCTATCGAAGTCTGCAAACTTGCAAATATTAGCGATAACACAACTATTCCTTTCCCACAGTTCACTCAAGAAGAGACACAAGAAAAACCGCATCTTTTATTGGAAGATGCAGAGAACCTCGATGTAAAACTTCGCCTATCCACAATTGCCAGAGACATAAATGACGAAATGATTAAACACGCAATTAACTTGACTAAGAACGCTTTGAAAACATGCGGAAAAACACTAAGACGAGCACGAATTTCTCTGTTCGGAATTTCACAACTACAAAATACGAGAGGAAACCCAAAAAGAATAGTAAAAGAACTCGCAGAAATGCTGGAAGCTAGAGGCGCCAGAGTCAACCTTTGCGACCCATACTTTTCAAGAGAAGAATTATCTGATATACACCACGCTTTTAGCAGAAACTTATTCGAAGCAGCAGAAGGCGCTGATTGCATACTAATACTCACGGGACACGAGCAGCTCAAACGCTTAAACTTAAAAAAACTGAAAGTTTTAATGAAAATGCCAGCGGCAATCATCGATTTTGAAGGAATTATTGAACCTGACAAAATTGAAAAGGAAGGCTTCATATACCGTGGTCTAGGAAGAGGAGTGTGGACAAAGTGA
- a CDS encoding Gfo/Idh/MocA family oxidoreductase, with amino-acid sequence MDKVKKLGVAVIGTGFWGRNHARVFKELEETELLAVCDIDAERAKNVAKQFGVKPYTDTGKLLRRDDVEAVSVCTWSTSLAKEALKALKAGKHVLVEKPMAANTKQAEKLLETARKERLHLTVGFLMRFIPGLQHIRKAVENKTLGEIVCATSKRVSQWPERIGDVGVVKDTAIHDIDIMRYLFNEEPTAVYAKTGNMRHKKFEDYAQIMLTFKSGKSAFIESNWLTPYKTRILTVTGSTAIMKLDYITQELTVEDVKETVQPRYPWQEPLKLELKHFANCVMKKEKPLITGMDGLRALQIAEAALKSSVTGKAVKLR; translated from the coding sequence GTGGACAAAGTGAAAAAACTAGGCGTAGCGGTGATTGGGACAGGTTTCTGGGGAAGAAACCACGCAAGAGTATTCAAGGAATTGGAAGAAACAGAACTTTTAGCCGTCTGCGACATCGACGCTGAAAGAGCGAAGAATGTGGCTAAACAATTCGGAGTAAAACCTTACACAGACACGGGAAAACTGCTGAGAAGAGACGATGTAGAAGCAGTGAGCGTTTGCACGTGGTCGACAAGCCTTGCAAAAGAAGCCCTAAAAGCACTGAAAGCTGGAAAACACGTTTTAGTTGAGAAGCCCATGGCTGCGAACACGAAACAAGCAGAAAAACTGTTAGAAACAGCCAGAAAAGAAAGGTTGCACCTCACCGTCGGCTTTTTGATGCGATTTATTCCTGGACTACAGCACATTAGAAAGGCGGTTGAAAACAAGACACTTGGCGAAATTGTCTGTGCAACATCGAAAAGAGTTTCCCAGTGGCCAGAAAGAATAGGCGATGTTGGCGTAGTCAAAGACACAGCCATACACGACATAGACATAATGAGATACTTATTTAATGAAGAGCCAACAGCTGTTTACGCCAAAACCGGAAACATGAGACACAAAAAATTTGAAGACTACGCACAGATAATGCTCACCTTCAAAAGCGGAAAAAGCGCTTTCATCGAGTCAAACTGGCTGACACCATACAAAACACGAATACTAACAGTCACCGGAAGCACAGCGATAATGAAGCTGGATTATATCACACAAGAATTAACTGTGGAAGACGTGAAAGAAACTGTGCAGCCCAGATACCCTTGGCAAGAACCACTGAAACTTGAGCTTAAGCACTTCGCAAACTGTGTCATGAAAAAGGAAAAACCACTAATAACTGGAATGGACGGCTTAAGAGCCCTTCAAATCGCTGAGGCAGCGTTAAAATCCTCTGTAACAGGCAAAGCAGTAAAGCTAAGATAA